The following are encoded in a window of Halosolutus halophilus genomic DNA:
- a CDS encoding EamA family transporter, which translates to MNYVLWALLAMGCYSFAFLFMKIALQDLSTFTVMPIAVGTLAVGATTVASLFGEWSVPSVTSRPVGFALAAGICLAGAVVGYFRALSTGPVSVVVPIFGMFLVGGALLGIVVLGEGVTAKKALGIAFGAVAVVLIAT; encoded by the coding sequence GTGAACTACGTGTTATGGGCGCTGCTGGCGATGGGTTGTTACTCGTTCGCGTTCCTGTTTATGAAAATTGCACTCCAAGATCTGTCGACATTCACCGTCATGCCGATTGCGGTCGGCACACTGGCCGTGGGAGCGACGACTGTGGCGTCCCTGTTCGGTGAGTGGTCGGTTCCGTCGGTGACGAGCCGACCTGTCGGGTTCGCACTCGCAGCAGGAATCTGTCTCGCTGGTGCTGTCGTCGGGTATTTCCGCGCACTCTCGACTGGCCCTGTTAGCGTCGTCGTGCCGATCTTCGGGATGTTCCTCGTCGGTGGAGCACTCCTCGGAATCGTCGTGTTGGGCGAGGGAGTCACGGCGAAGAAGGCCCTCGGCATCGCGTTTGGTGCTGTTGCGGTCGTCCTCATTGCCACGTGA
- a CDS encoding PQQ-binding-like beta-propeller repeat protein, giving the protein MVDDGVLYFAYSQEPRGKERGGAWIEAFDAATGNSRWTTELFRTDKFHYVYHSDSTVVDGDRLFLQTKPGLTMLTTDGKVQWAFDNLSRGQQRPPYNITPVVTDDVVVTGAYSAEDHQDERVYGIDPATGDEQWQTPFPECEGMVRLAGTDNMVYAPFHRDGLVALDLATGEEYWRWEEPIYGTPTVVDDLLLVPLWHQDDEQHTLVALDRDDRSLRWRQPIGSRWPVAGCAVADGLIYHVAAFGLEARRLETGERVWRFGPDEGKRPQGEPQVDLVSTPVVSGDAVYATGWIQRGTMYGHLFVVDAATGEELGRAEMGRNEEAGKGTPAVTSDLVFLGSNLGLGSNFGNLHAFGECSFEVAGRCPFG; this is encoded by the coding sequence GTGGTCGACGATGGCGTGCTCTACTTTGCCTATTCACAGGAGCCACGAGGTAAGGAACGCGGCGGGGCGTGGATCGAGGCGTTCGACGCGGCGACTGGCAACTCCAGGTGGACGACCGAACTCTTCCGGACCGACAAGTTCCATTATGTGTACCACTCGGATTCAACGGTCGTCGACGGGGACCGGTTGTTCCTCCAGACCAAGCCTGGGTTGACGATGCTCACCACTGACGGAAAGGTTCAGTGGGCCTTCGACAACCTCTCTCGCGGCCAGCAACGACCCCCCTACAACATCACGCCCGTCGTTACCGACGACGTTGTCGTCACGGGGGCGTACAGCGCCGAAGACCACCAAGACGAACGTGTCTACGGCATCGATCCCGCGACTGGCGATGAACAGTGGCAAACGCCCTTCCCCGAGTGTGAAGGGATGGTGCGATTGGCCGGAACCGATAACATGGTTTACGCCCCGTTCCATCGTGATGGTCTCGTCGCGCTCGATCTGGCGACCGGTGAGGAGTACTGGCGCTGGGAGGAGCCTATCTACGGAACCCCGACCGTCGTCGACGACCTGCTGCTCGTGCCGCTCTGGCACCAGGACGACGAGCAGCACACGCTCGTCGCGCTGGACCGCGATGACCGATCGCTTCGCTGGCGGCAGCCGATCGGTTCCCGCTGGCCGGTCGCGGGGTGTGCCGTCGCTGACGGACTGATCTATCATGTCGCGGCTTTCGGCCTCGAGGCCCGCCGTCTCGAGACGGGTGAGCGGGTGTGGCGGTTTGGTCCCGACGAGGGCAAGCGCCCCCAGGGCGAGCCACAGGTCGATCTCGTCTCGACGCCGGTCGTTTCCGGTGATGCAGTCTACGCCACGGGCTGGATTCAGCGTGGTACGATGTACGGTCACCTGTTCGTCGTCGACGCTGCAACGGGCGAGGAACTCGGTCGCGCAGAGATGGGGCGCAACGAAGAGGCCGGCAAGGGGACTCCGGCGGTCACCTCTGACCTCGTCTTCCTCGGATCGAACCTCGGGCTCGGATCGAACTTCGGGAACCTCCACGCGTTCGGCGAGTGCTCGTTCGAGGTTGCTGGTCGCTGTCCGTTTGGCTAA